One Pseudanabaena sp. FACHB-2040 genomic window carries:
- a CDS encoding methyltransferase domain-containing protein, with amino-acid sequence MSLFLWALGLLLAALALGIAIYLMTARRYQSANSVATSYDEWTEDGILEFYWGEHIHLGHYGSPPRRKDFLAAKSDFVHEMVRWSGLDKFPPGTTVLDVGCGIGGSSRILARDYGFAVTGITISPQQVKRAQQLTPPELNARFQVDDAMALSFPDASFDVVWSIEAGPHMPDKAIFAKELMRVLKPGGVLAVADWNQRDDRKKPLNFWEKPVMQQLLDQWAHPAFSSIEGFSELLEATGLVEGCVDTADWTKPTLPSWLDSIWQGVARPDGLVRFGLPGLIKSLREVPTLLLMRLAFGAGLCRFGMFRAVRANPLP; translated from the coding sequence ATGAGTTTGTTTCTCTGGGCGCTTGGCCTGCTCCTTGCCGCATTGGCGCTGGGCATCGCAATTTATCTCATGACGGCTCGCCGCTACCAGTCCGCCAACTCCGTCGCCACCTCCTACGACGAGTGGACCGAAGACGGAATTTTGGAGTTCTACTGGGGCGAGCACATCCACCTAGGCCACTACGGCTCGCCGCCTCGACGGAAGGATTTTCTAGCGGCCAAGTCAGACTTCGTACACGAGATGGTTCGCTGGAGCGGGTTAGACAAATTTCCCCCTGGCACCACCGTCTTGGATGTGGGCTGTGGCATTGGCGGCAGCAGCCGGATTTTGGCCCGAGACTACGGATTTGCAGTCACGGGAATTACCATTAGCCCCCAGCAGGTCAAACGCGCCCAGCAGCTGACTCCGCCAGAGCTTAACGCGCGGTTTCAGGTAGACGATGCTATGGCGCTTTCGTTTCCAGACGCTAGCTTTGACGTGGTCTGGTCGATTGAAGCTGGGCCGCACATGCCCGACAAAGCCATTTTTGCCAAAGAACTCATGCGGGTGCTCAAACCGGGGGGCGTGCTGGCTGTCGCTGACTGGAACCAGCGAGATGATCGCAAAAAGCCGCTCAACTTCTGGGAAAAGCCCGTCATGCAGCAGCTTCTCGATCAGTGGGCGCATCCCGCTTTCTCAAGCATTGAGGGCTTTTCCGAACTGCTAGAAGCAACCGGATTAGTCGAAGGCTGCGTAGATACCGCAGACTGGACAAAGCCCACCTTACCGTCTTGGCTAGACTCGATCTGGCAGGGCGTAGCTCGGCCTGACGGATTAGTGCGGTTTGGGCTACCGGGCCTGATTAAGTCCTTAAGAGAAGTGCCGACCTTGCTCCTAATGCGGCTAGCCTTTGGTGCAGGTCTTTGCCGCTTCGGCATGTTCCGTGCAGTTCGAGCCAACCCGCTGCCTTGA
- a CDS encoding cadherin-like domain-containing protein — protein MNAIPQFLNNSLTISEGQTIPITLSNLDANDADDAANTLKFTITNLVGGRFERVEQVNGQEKITVLADASANPSVAPVSFTRADIASNLIRFVHDDSEVSPSYVVTVADNKGGSTSTPAAVVFSAENDAPLFEVNQLTITEGGSVVLNQNVVGGVTQVNLRATDEETDSAILTYTVTSVKEGQFELIEAGGTFKIVTEFTQGQVDAGLIRFAHRADSEIPPSYTLEVNDGQGSTAVREMNLLNPATFAVNDAPTITTNTLRVSEGQAVTISTLNLDATDPDNFRDGLLFSIAPATDLNTGASLLAGQFLVKNQSGQFGPKLTFTRADILAGRVKFQHDSTNRTPQYSVTVSDGSLTSEAKSAQVTFTPINDQPIFLTNTLQITEGETVILNQGSLNLVATDEESAPNALIYRINQVVRGNFAILDSNTGTAQVLAVGGTFTQAQVNAGQVQFTHDGSELAPSYTLTVRDAGINNNPATALGVTREVFIPIGGFVSINDAPELVTNQLTLKEGDALFLTTQNLRATDAEDNADNLVFTITGLTGGRFERVERVGEAETVEILAADTDPPTASVEFTQADILMGKIRFVHIPDTNTAPTYQVQVRDLSDPAAVDSGVATINFTPINDIPVLETLALEIAEDQTVFLNPTILNVSDEETGAADVVYTVDSVSGGQFVDANGTAVTRFTQAQVNAGDAIAFQHDGSNSAPSFTLTAADGPAAEGGQSITIESGDRIVFTPINDLPIVQVSQFSVTEGGTVKLSSALLNTIDEEATAGQLTYTVTLTQADPTKPDGFMIDGTLQTTSPVTFTQAQVNAGLVQFVHGGSNSAPQIALTVSDASTGSFNTVPVDLKIAFTATNDAPLFNTNTLSISEGGTVIFNQNPLALNLVTTDEESAPEDLVYTIDKVARGQFELIDATSQTTVLKVGDSFTQAQVNAGQVQFVHGGDELAPTYTLTVKDSGINGDSTTVRTVTREVTIPPGGFTQINDVPTLQVNTLTLEEGGTVILTSDNLQAIDPETNSAALVFTITAVTGGRFERVRLVEGEEVVELLAAETDPPTSPVSFTQEEVLLGLIRFVNDPAIDTPPTYRVEVRDLSDPAGVDSSDAVVNFTPINDVPILETLDLQVIEGQKVLLNASSLSVVDEETAAEGVVYSVDQVKGGKFVLNADGTEVKSFTQAQVNAGDAIAFQHDGSNTAPSFRLTAADEGGQTITFESDSRLVFTPTNDTPKVSVSQITLSEGGTIKLSSSLLNTTDEESGPNQLTYTAKVTNADPSKPDGFIVDGKSQSESTVTFTQAQVNAGLVQFVHGGSNSAPQLEVTVTDTFDSNPITVPVDLKIAFNAVNDVPVFITNSLKIAEGETVIFNSDPEHLNLVATDEESSSDQLTYTIDQVAHGQFGLINPDTGTVALLEAGQTFTQAQVNAGLIQFTHDDGEAPPAYTLTLSDSGTAGDTSPKRVTKTVEIPAGGFTPINDAPVFDAKNVQPFALTEGGTVTLSNANLLATDAEGQPLTYTVTLINPPADPAQQDKFVGQGVVQVDPLTYTFTQANVSAGTVQFVHGGSNQAPQFKVTLTDTFAPADQQITIEVPLAAEFQVVNDAPVFATNTLKIAEGGSVVLNAESLNLMTTDEESGPEALAYTVDAVTFGKFERINPLTGTALGDILTGGTFTQAEVNSGTIRFVHDGGEKAPSYTLTVADTGTPGDSTPKSITRMLEIPAGDFTNVNDPPTIAVNKLVVTEGETVVLTLGNLNVTDPDSTLSRIKLQIKDVVGGQFLLDGKLLTPEASFSLSAIAFGQLSFVDDGEEGSPSYTVVALDPQGGTTSLPAQIDYTPVNDPPRLTINSFVITEGGLLTLNDPDQALANLKAEDDETTADQDLLFKISNVKGGRFADFLNQPVESFTQKQLNDGDIVFVHDGSETVPSFDITVRDSDGSEITEAAKVAFVPVNDPPKLTVNQFKVQEGGTVVLTSENLFASDPDTDPASLTFVINGPSPGQGQFEVDTDGDGIFELKNAGKFTLAQVSKGQVRFVDDGDETPPSYTISVSDGEFATAPVAAKIEFVPVNDAPVATDDGGLDFSTNQNTKLTTPNVLTNDTDSDSDDVLTIVQVEDQAITIGGPAVKLTSGALVSLNENGTFTYDPNGAFVALAAGKTTTDAFAYTVGDKAGATDTATVSVQVMGVNDGPTLKTNKLSVEEGGSVVLTMAELEAADPDNGPDTLTFTISSLTGGSFNRDLDGDGKFEQENITEFTQQEVLDKRIVFVHNGSEVPPTYSVSVSDGDRTLDTLPSPVAIGKFTNVNDAPTAQDDEGEGFATNEDTPFVTLSVLSNDVDPDAGDTLTVTQIDGTEVTVGGPAVKIGSGALVSLKADGTFEYNPNQAFESLPTGEIAVDTFAYTVSDGKGGTDTATVKIQVSGLNDAPVAADDSGTVSERRSLKLNVLANDKDLDPGDTLSLHRVNDAILEGGKIAFLKSGSMVIHNSDRTFTYVPLGFTSLLTGQTATDSFTYSILDSQGQEDTATVSIEVTGYTSPSENLVKGVFDIGQFSRYVQLDSNTQLGYTPFEVNGLPFDQLFDESYYLSQYSDVAAAVDAGLYKSGYDHFTSNGWFQGRNPSVLFNEAYYLQQNPDVAQAVTNRATNSGFEHFVRYGHLEGRNPSAGFNQQEYLQNNPDVAAAVANRAIGSAFEHYIEFGSAENRVPGLFLFNEGFYLQNNPDVAQAVVGGAFESGFEHYVKFGQREPQRMPSSMFSESSYLALNPDVQGAIANNAFSSGFEHYEQFGRFEGRQVSA, from the coding sequence ATGAATGCAATTCCTCAATTTCTAAACAACAGCCTCACGATTAGCGAAGGCCAAACAATCCCCATCACGCTCAGCAACTTAGATGCCAACGATGCTGATGATGCGGCTAATACCCTGAAGTTCACTATCACCAACTTGGTGGGCGGGCGGTTTGAGCGAGTTGAGCAGGTGAATGGGCAGGAGAAGATAACGGTTCTGGCAGATGCTAGCGCTAATCCTTCGGTCGCTCCAGTTTCGTTTACGCGAGCTGATATTGCTAGCAACCTGATCCGATTTGTCCATGATGACAGTGAGGTTTCGCCCAGCTATGTAGTAACGGTGGCTGATAACAAGGGAGGCAGCACCAGCACTCCAGCTGCGGTGGTTTTCTCCGCTGAAAATGATGCGCCTCTGTTTGAGGTCAACCAGCTAACTATTACCGAAGGTGGCAGTGTTGTTCTCAACCAGAACGTTGTTGGTGGAGTCACTCAGGTCAATTTACGAGCAACCGATGAAGAAACCGACAGCGCTATCCTGACCTACACAGTGACCTCCGTTAAGGAGGGACAGTTTGAACTGATTGAAGCAGGTGGCACTTTTAAGATCGTCACGGAGTTTACCCAAGGTCAAGTAGATGCGGGTCTGATTCGATTTGCCCACCGGGCTGATAGTGAGATTCCGCCTAGCTACACCCTTGAAGTGAACGATGGCCAGGGCAGCACAGCGGTTCGAGAAATGAACTTGCTCAATCCCGCTACCTTTGCGGTTAACGATGCCCCTACTATTACGACGAATACGCTCAGGGTTAGCGAAGGGCAAGCGGTCACCATTTCGACCCTGAATTTAGATGCGACTGATCCAGATAATTTCAGAGACGGCCTGCTCTTTTCCATTGCACCTGCTACGGATCTCAACACAGGGGCTTCTCTGCTAGCAGGGCAGTTTTTGGTGAAAAACCAGAGCGGGCAGTTTGGGCCTAAATTAACCTTCACACGGGCCGATATCCTGGCCGGTCGGGTTAAGTTTCAGCATGATAGTACTAACAGAACGCCGCAATATAGCGTGACTGTTTCTGATGGTAGCCTGACCAGCGAGGCTAAATCTGCCCAGGTTACGTTCACCCCCATTAATGACCAACCAATCTTTCTCACCAATACGCTCCAGATTACGGAGGGAGAGACGGTCATTCTTAACCAGGGCAGCTTGAACCTGGTGGCTACTGATGAAGAGTCTGCTCCAAACGCCCTGATCTACAGGATTAATCAAGTGGTGCGGGGTAACTTTGCGATCCTTGATTCCAATACTGGAACGGCTCAAGTTCTGGCAGTTGGTGGCACCTTCACTCAGGCCCAGGTGAATGCTGGGCAGGTGCAGTTTACCCATGACGGCAGTGAACTTGCGCCAAGCTACACACTCACTGTGCGCGACGCAGGTATTAACAACAACCCGGCCACAGCTTTGGGCGTGACTCGTGAGGTTTTCATTCCAATCGGTGGGTTTGTTTCTATTAACGATGCACCCGAATTGGTGACCAATCAGCTGACGCTGAAGGAGGGAGATGCACTCTTTCTCACGACTCAGAACCTGCGGGCAACCGATGCTGAAGACAACGCCGACAATCTGGTCTTTACCATCACCGGGCTTACCGGAGGCCGCTTTGAGCGGGTGGAGCGAGTCGGTGAGGCAGAGACAGTCGAGATCTTGGCAGCTGATACCGATCCGCCCACTGCGTCAGTTGAGTTTACTCAAGCCGACATTTTGATGGGCAAAATTCGCTTTGTGCACATCCCCGATACCAACACAGCGCCCACCTATCAGGTGCAGGTCAGGGACTTGAGCGATCCGGCAGCAGTTGACAGTGGGGTTGCCACAATCAACTTCACACCAATTAACGATATTCCTGTGCTAGAAACCCTGGCCCTCGAAATTGCAGAGGATCAGACGGTATTTCTCAATCCCACCATCCTTAACGTTAGCGATGAAGAGACGGGTGCAGCGGACGTTGTCTACACCGTGGACAGTGTGAGCGGCGGCCAGTTTGTGGATGCAAATGGCACTGCAGTTACTCGCTTCACTCAGGCCCAGGTGAATGCGGGAGATGCGATCGCATTTCAACACGACGGCAGCAACTCTGCACCCAGCTTTACCCTAACCGCAGCCGATGGTCCGGCGGCAGAGGGCGGCCAGTCAATCACTATCGAAAGCGGTGATCGCATCGTCTTTACGCCCATCAACGACCTGCCTATAGTTCAAGTCAGCCAGTTCTCTGTCACCGAGGGCGGCACTGTCAAGCTCAGTAGCGCTCTGCTCAACACCATTGATGAAGAGGCAACAGCAGGTCAGCTAACCTACACCGTCACCCTGACTCAGGCCGACCCGACCAAGCCCGACGGTTTTATGATCGACGGCACACTCCAGACGACCTCTCCAGTAACCTTTACCCAGGCCCAGGTCAATGCTGGGCTAGTGCAGTTTGTCCACGGCGGCTCCAATAGCGCGCCTCAGATTGCCCTAACGGTGAGTGATGCCTCGACGGGCAGTTTTAACACCGTGCCGGTTGACCTGAAGATTGCTTTCACAGCCACCAATGACGCGCCTCTTTTTAACACCAACACCCTGAGCATTAGCGAGGGCGGCACCGTCATTTTCAACCAAAATCCGCTGGCCCTCAACTTGGTCACCACTGACGAAGAATCGGCTCCGGAGGATCTGGTCTACACCATTGATAAAGTGGCGCGTGGCCAGTTTGAGCTGATTGACGCCACCTCACAGACGACGGTGCTGAAGGTGGGCGACAGCTTTACCCAGGCCCAAGTAAATGCTGGACAGGTGCAGTTTGTTCACGGCGGCGACGAGCTGGCCCCGACCTACACTCTGACGGTGAAGGACAGCGGGATTAACGGTGATTCGACAACGGTTCGCACCGTTACCCGCGAGGTGACGATTCCTCCCGGCGGCTTTACCCAGATCAACGATGTGCCAACCCTGCAGGTCAATACCCTGACATTGGAGGAGGGTGGCACCGTCATTCTGACCAGTGACAACCTGCAGGCCATCGACCCTGAAACCAACAGCGCCGCTCTGGTCTTCACCATTACTGCAGTTACAGGCGGGCGCTTTGAGCGGGTGCGCTTAGTAGAGGGAGAGGAAGTCGTTGAGCTGCTAGCGGCAGAGACCGACCCACCAACTTCGCCCGTTTCCTTTACTCAGGAAGAGGTGCTGTTGGGGCTGATCCGTTTTGTGAATGACCCAGCTATCGACACCCCGCCGACCTACCGCGTGGAGGTACGTGATTTGAGCGATCCGGCGGGCGTGGACAGCAGCGATGCCGTCGTAAACTTTACCCCGATCAACGACGTGCCTATCTTGGAAACCTTGGACCTGCAGGTGATCGAGGGGCAAAAGGTGCTGCTTAATGCCAGCAGCTTGAGCGTTGTCGACGAAGAAACTGCTGCTGAAGGCGTTGTCTACAGTGTTGACCAGGTCAAGGGCGGCAAGTTTGTCTTAAATGCTGATGGCACTGAGGTTAAAAGCTTTACCCAGGCTCAGGTGAATGCGGGAGATGCGATCGCATTTCAGCACGACGGCAGCAACACTGCACCCAGCTTTAGGCTGACAGCTGCTGATGAGGGTGGCCAGACGATCACCTTTGAGAGCGACAGTAGGCTTGTTTTCACGCCCACCAACGACACCCCTAAGGTCAGCGTCAGCCAGATCACCCTGAGCGAAGGCGGCACCATCAAGCTCAGCAGCAGTCTGCTAAACACTACTGATGAAGAATCGGGCCCCAACCAGCTGACCTACACCGCCAAAGTCACCAACGCCGACCCGAGTAAGCCTGATGGCTTCATCGTCGATGGCAAGTCTCAGAGTGAATCTACCGTTACCTTCACTCAGGCTCAGGTCAATGCCGGGCTAGTGCAGTTTGTCCACGGTGGCTCCAACAGCGCCCCTCAACTAGAGGTCACCGTGACCGACACCTTCGACAGCAACCCAATTACGGTACCCGTCGATCTCAAGATTGCCTTCAATGCCGTTAATGATGTGCCTGTCTTTATTACCAACAGCCTAAAGATTGCCGAGGGTGAGACGGTGATTTTCAACAGCGATCCGGAGCACCTGAACTTAGTCGCCACCGATGAAGAGTCCAGCTCAGATCAGCTGACCTATACCATCGATCAAGTGGCACACGGCCAGTTTGGCCTGATTAACCCTGATACCGGCACCGTGGCTTTGCTGGAAGCGGGGCAAACCTTCACCCAGGCCCAGGTCAATGCTGGACTAATTCAGTTCACCCATGACGATGGCGAAGCGCCGCCTGCCTATACCCTCACCCTCAGCGACAGCGGCACCGCAGGCGACACTTCACCCAAGCGCGTGACCAAAACGGTAGAGATTCCCGCAGGCGGCTTTACCCCCATCAACGATGCGCCGGTCTTTGATGCTAAGAACGTGCAGCCCTTCGCCTTGACCGAAGGCGGCACCGTCACGCTCAGCAATGCCAATCTGCTGGCCACCGATGCTGAGGGGCAGCCCCTGACCTACACCGTTACCCTGATCAATCCTCCGGCTGACCCAGCCCAGCAAGACAAGTTTGTCGGTCAGGGCGTGGTTCAAGTTGACCCGCTGACCTACACCTTTACCCAGGCAAACGTCAGTGCGGGGACGGTGCAGTTTGTCCACGGCGGCTCCAACCAAGCACCCCAATTTAAGGTCACCCTAACCGATACCTTTGCTCCGGCCGACCAGCAAATCACGATTGAAGTGCCCTTGGCCGCTGAGTTCCAGGTCGTCAATGATGCACCTGTCTTTGCTACCAATACGCTCAAAATTGCTGAAGGCGGCAGCGTCGTGCTCAATGCTGAGAGCCTCAATTTGATGACTACCGACGAAGAGTCTGGGCCAGAAGCGCTGGCCTACACTGTCGATGCGGTTACCTTTGGTAAATTCGAGCGAATTAACCCGCTCACGGGCACAGCCCTTGGAGACATTCTCACAGGGGGCACCTTTACCCAGGCAGAGGTAAACAGCGGCACAATTCGCTTTGTCCACGACGGAGGCGAAAAAGCCCCTAGCTACACGCTGACTGTTGCCGACACCGGCACCCCCGGCGACTCAACCCCCAAGAGCATTACCAGAATGCTAGAGATTCCCGCAGGTGACTTTACCAACGTCAATGATCCGCCCACGATTGCGGTGAATAAGCTGGTGGTCACTGAAGGCGAAACCGTTGTGCTGACCCTAGGTAATCTCAACGTCACCGACCCAGACAGCACCCTCAGCCGCATTAAGCTGCAGATTAAGGACGTGGTGGGCGGCCAGTTCCTTCTAGACGGCAAACTCCTCACACCTGAGGCTTCCTTTAGCCTGTCAGCCATTGCCTTTGGTCAGTTGAGCTTTGTCGATGATGGGGAGGAAGGCTCTCCTAGCTATACCGTTGTGGCCCTTGATCCTCAAGGTGGCACCACGAGCTTGCCCGCACAGATTGATTACACCCCGGTCAACGATCCGCCCCGGCTGACAATCAACTCCTTTGTCATTACTGAGGGCGGGCTGCTGACTCTCAATGACCCCGATCAGGCTCTAGCCAATCTAAAAGCTGAAGACGATGAGACTACTGCTGATCAAGACTTGCTTTTCAAGATCAGCAACGTCAAGGGAGGGCGCTTTGCCGACTTCTTGAACCAGCCGGTTGAGAGTTTTACCCAAAAGCAGCTAAACGATGGCGACATTGTTTTTGTGCATGACGGCAGTGAAACGGTGCCCAGCTTCGACATTACCGTGCGTGATAGCGACGGTAGTGAGATTACCGAGGCGGCTAAAGTGGCGTTTGTCCCGGTGAACGATCCGCCCAAGCTGACGGTTAACCAGTTCAAGGTGCAGGAAGGCGGCACCGTCGTCTTGACCTCAGAGAACCTGTTTGCCTCCGATCCAGATACAGACCCCGCTAGCCTTACCTTTGTCATCAACGGCCCATCTCCAGGGCAGGGACAGTTTGAGGTAGACACCGATGGCGATGGCATCTTTGAGCTGAAGAATGCCGGCAAGTTTACCCTGGCTCAAGTCAGCAAAGGCCAGGTGCGTTTTGTTGACGATGGCGACGAAACGCCTCCTAGCTACACAATCAGCGTCAGCGATGGGGAGTTTGCTACTGCGCCTGTGGCGGCCAAGATTGAGTTTGTCCCGGTCAACGATGCGCCTGTTGCCACTGACGATGGTGGGCTTGACTTCTCTACTAATCAAAACACTAAGCTGACGACGCCTAACGTTTTGACCAACGATACCGATTCCGACTCGGATGATGTGTTGACGATTGTACAGGTCGAAGATCAGGCCATTACGATTGGGGGGCCAGCGGTGAAGCTGACCTCTGGGGCTTTGGTGAGCCTTAACGAAAATGGCACCTTTACCTACGACCCTAATGGAGCATTTGTAGCCCTGGCAGCGGGTAAGACAACAACTGATGCTTTTGCGTATACCGTAGGTGACAAGGCGGGGGCAACTGATACGGCAACGGTCTCTGTGCAGGTGATGGGCGTCAACGATGGCCCCACGCTCAAGACTAATAAGCTCTCTGTCGAGGAAGGCGGTTCAGTCGTGCTGACGATGGCTGAACTGGAGGCAGCTGATCCTGACAATGGGCCAGATACGCTGACCTTCACCATTAGCAGCCTAACCGGCGGCAGCTTTAACCGAGACTTAGACGGCGACGGCAAATTTGAGCAGGAAAATATCACAGAGTTCACCCAGCAGGAGGTATTGGATAAGCGCATTGTCTTTGTCCACAATGGCAGTGAGGTGCCGCCTACCTACAGCGTTAGTGTCAGCGATGGCGATCGCACCCTCGATACCCTGCCCTCTCCTGTTGCTATCGGCAAGTTCACTAACGTCAACGATGCGCCTACTGCCCAAGACGATGAGGGCGAGGGATTTGCTACCAACGAAGACACCCCCTTTGTTACCCTCAGCGTCTTAAGCAACGATGTTGACCCGGATGCTGGCGACACGCTGACGGTTACTCAGATCGACGGCACTGAGGTGACGGTTGGCGGCCCTGCGGTCAAGATTGGCTCGGGTGCGCTGGTCAGCTTAAAGGCAGATGGCACTTTCGAGTACAACCCCAATCAGGCCTTTGAATCGCTTCCTACAGGTGAGATTGCGGTAGACACCTTTGCCTATACCGTTAGTGACGGCAAAGGCGGTACGGATACAGCAACGGTCAAGATCCAGGTTAGTGGTCTAAATGACGCACCCGTGGCCGCTGACGACAGCGGCACCGTCAGTGAGCGGCGCAGCCTTAAGCTCAACGTGTTAGCCAATGACAAAGACCTGGATCCGGGAGATACTCTCAGCCTCCATCGCGTCAATGATGCCATTTTGGAAGGGGGCAAGATTGCCTTCCTCAAGTCTGGCTCAATGGTCATTCACAATAGCGATCGCACCTTTACCTACGTCCCCCTCGGCTTTACCAGCCTGCTGACGGGCCAGACGGCAACCGATAGCTTCACTTATTCAATTCTGGATAGCCAGGGACAGGAAGATACGGCAACGGTGAGTATTGAAGTCACCGGCTATACTTCGCCCAGCGAAAACCTGGTGAAGGGGGTGTTTGACATTGGCCAGTTCAGCCGCTACGTGCAGCTAGATTCAAATACCCAGCTGGGTTACACGCCTTTTGAAGTGAACGGGCTGCCCTTTGATCAGCTCTTTGACGAAAGCTACTACCTCAGCCAGTATTCAGATGTGGCGGCAGCGGTTGATGCCGGGCTGTATAAGTCAGGCTACGACCACTTCACGAGCAATGGCTGGTTCCAAGGCCGTAACCCCAGCGTTTTGTTCAACGAGGCGTATTACCTCCAGCAAAATCCGGATGTGGCTCAGGCAGTTACTAACCGGGCGACCAACAGCGGGTTTGAGCACTTTGTGCGGTACGGTCATCTAGAGGGACGCAACCCCAGTGCTGGGTTCAACCAGCAGGAATACCTGCAAAACAACCCGGATGTGGCCGCTGCGGTTGCTAACCGAGCCATCGGCAGCGCTTTTGAGCACTACATCGAATTTGGCAGTGCTGAAAACCGGGTGCCTGGGCTGTTCTTATTCAATGAGGGCTTTTACCTACAGAACAACCCGGATGTAGCTCAGGCCGTAGTGGGTGGAGCTTTTGAGAGTGGCTTTGAGCACTACGTCAAGTTTGGGCAGAGGGAGCCTCAACGGATGCCTAGCTCAATGTTTAGCGAGAGCAGCTACCTGGCGTTGAACCCGGATGTGCAGGGTGCGATCGCAAACAACGCTTTCTCCAGCGGCTTTGAGCACTACGAGCAGTTTGGCCGGTTTGAAGGGCGGCAAGTTTCTGCTTAA